The DNA segment CGGTCCCACGGTGCAGGCGCTGCTGGCGGTGCCCATCCTGGAGGGCAGCGGCCTGGTGCGCGGCGTGCTGGTGGCGGACAAGCTCAAGAACGAGCCGTTCACGGACCAGGACGAGAAGATGCTCACCACCATCGCGGGAGAGGTGCTGCGCTCCATCGAGGTGGAGCGGGTGATGAGCTACATCCGCAAGACGCGCGACGAGAAGGACCGGTTCTTCCGGGCCATCGAGGAGCTCAACCGCGCGGGCAGCCCGGACCAGGTGTTCGTGGCGGTGCTGGAGGCGACGCGGCAGCTGGCGGGGCTGGACTTCTGCGCGGTGACGCTGGTGTCGGAGCAGGACGGCAAGCGGATGCACCGCGTGGCGCGGATGACGGGCGTCACGGCGCAGGGCAAGGCGCTGGAGGGCCAGACGTTCCAGGACAACAACGGCCTGGTGGCGAACGTGGTGCGTTATGGCGCGCCGCTGCCGGGGCGGGACATCAAGGCGATGGACCGTCAGGTCATCTTCGATGAGGAGACGCAGGTGCGCGGCCTGGGCGCGCTGAAGATCTTCCCGCTGGTGGCGGGGGACCGGATTCTTGGCACGCTGGTGGCGGGGTCGCGCAAGAAGGCGGCGTTCGAGCAGGACGTGCTGCGGATGATCGAAGTCATCGCCATCCAGGCGGCGCAGGCGGTGTTGCGCGCGCAGCTCTACGAGCAGATGGAGCGGATGGCGACGACGGACGGCCTCACGGGGCTGCTGAACCACCGCACGTTCCAGTCGCGCGCGGACGACATCCTGGCGCAGGCGCGGCGGTACAACCGCAAGTGCTCCATCATGTTGACGGACGTGGACCACTTCAAGAACGTGAACGACACCTACGGTCACCCGACGGGCGACCAGGTGCTCAAGGGCGTGGCGCGCATCATCAAGACGCTGGCGCGGGACACGGACGTCGTCGCTCGCTACGGCGGCGAGGAGTTCGTGATGGTGATGCCGGAGACGGACGTGCAGGGCGCGAAGATCATCGCGGAGCGCATCCGCGAGGCGGTGATGGCGGAGGTGTTCCAGACGGAGATGGGCCCGCTGCGCATCACGATGTCGCTGGGCATCGCGACGTTCCCGGACAACGCCATGGAGAAGCAGCAGATGATCGACCTGGCGGACCAGTGCCTGTACCACTCGAAGCGCAACGGCCGGAACCAGTCCGTGACGGTGGCGCAGATGCAGGGTGGCCGGAAGCTTCAGGCGGTCGCGGAGTAGGGCGGCGGTATCGATGCCGCCCATTCCCCTCGCGGTCACCACCAGCACGAAGACGGACGCGGCCACGGTGCGCGAGGCGCGGACCGTGGCGCAGCGGTGGGACCTGCCGTTCCTTTCGCGCCGCTCCAGTGAGGGCATCGCGCCCTGGCTGGGCACCAAGGTGGAGGTGCTGCTCGTCGTGGGCGGCGATGGCGTGACGCTGTGGGAGCCGCAGGGTTCGTTCGGCTTCCACGCGGGCATGGCGCACCTGCGGCGCATGCGGCTGCGGCAGGGCCAACGCGATGACGCGTTCCTCAAGGTCGCGGAGATCGTCCCCGGGGATGCCGTGCTCGACTGCACCTTGGGGCTCGCTCAGGACGCGTTGGTGGCGTCACTCGCCGTGGGTCCCACGGGCCGTGTCGTCGGCCTGGAGAAGAGCCTGCCCCTGTGCATCGTCGCCGCGGAGGGGCTCCAGCGCTACGACCGGGGCGCGGACTCGTGCGCCATCGAAGTGCTTCACGCGGATGCACACGCGTACCTGAAGACGCTGCCCTCGAAGTCCTTCGACGT comes from the Corallococcus exiguus genome and includes:
- a CDS encoding sensor domain-containing diguanylate cyclase; this encodes MTSLSVVPSPAKLVRAFFRAIPAAVALATFVHLARGGFRGLNTLGWTEAALVMGLLIGIGMAAWRRAMRSSVGAVIDLRDDLELGGGLISAAFIVVAIGGGELFPIVYLLMAFLVAFLPRNAGMTLLGVTLVYDGLVTLGGTVVNVTGFLTHTLFLALFAGLYHLVLSARMAVAKRAESDAVQKRIREVEERARTFRLVSSGTQDSFSGMNSDEKWLVASVKEIEGAVHAALEIAETGLRTDTCAAFLLTSDDRSLKLYDCRSGSERVQREKFNAGEGIIGGVLKRRAPVRMNSPQGLKGVTYYEGGGPTVQALLAVPILEGSGLVRGVLVADKLKNEPFTDQDEKMLTTIAGEVLRSIEVERVMSYIRKTRDEKDRFFRAIEELNRAGSPDQVFVAVLEATRQLAGLDFCAVTLVSEQDGKRMHRVARMTGVTAQGKALEGQTFQDNNGLVANVVRYGAPLPGRDIKAMDRQVIFDEETQVRGLGALKIFPLVAGDRILGTLVAGSRKKAAFEQDVLRMIEVIAIQAAQAVLRAQLYEQMERMATTDGLTGLLNHRTFQSRADDILAQARRYNRKCSIMLTDVDHFKNVNDTYGHPTGDQVLKGVARIIKTLARDTDVVARYGGEEFVMVMPETDVQGAKIIAERIREAVMAEVFQTEMGPLRITMSLGIATFPDNAMEKQQMIDLADQCLYHSKRNGRNQSVTVAQMQGGRKLQAVAE
- a CDS encoding class I SAM-dependent methyltransferase yields the protein MPPIPLAVTTSTKTDAATVREARTVAQRWDLPFLSRRSSEGIAPWLGTKVEVLLVVGGDGVTLWEPQGSFGFHAGMAHLRRMRLRQGQRDDAFLKVAEIVPGDAVLDCTLGLAQDALVASLAVGPTGRVVGLEKSLPLCIVAAEGLQRYDRGADSCAIEVLHADAHAYLKTLPSKSFDVVFFDPMFAKPKKAQPAFDVLRRFAEHAPLTPEAVEEGRRVARRWVVVKGARHTDDLKKVGIEPAPTSRFSEVIWGRLPALP